In the genome of Fluviispira vulneris, one region contains:
- a CDS encoding multicopper oxidase family protein — MQTYKFIVLLLGLFTEFLAFSQMENMNHNYNLNLVKKDEVFSNATIGLPFVKNAQVIKLSNGQNYTLIAKQVKQNINGKIVKRFAYNGSIPGPIIEVQKGSKVKIKFINQTEVDQTLHSHGLRLNYLFDGTVGLGQKAPVKPGETFEYELYFPDTGVFFYHPHIREDYAQDMGLYGNYLVSSDKKNAIIPVNKMVPIILDDILLTDAENSYFKGYANYAAMGRFGNIMLINGVENYKEKVTQGEIIRFFITNSANTRTFNFNIPGAKIKLIAADMSPFEKQEWIESLIIAPSERYIVDVYFKNKGIYKILNSNSESKTQLGLIEVSEGKLEKSFIDDFMVLQEDKIQKSEMQKLSKHFNKKVDKNLIISVNMKMDHSQHGKPPEIEWEDNMPKMNEHMTSQDVEWLLIDKETNKKNMDVFWKFKKGNYYKIIIFNDPKSKHPMQHPIHFHGQRFLVLTDNKVKNNNLAWKDTVLVKTGHTVEILLEASNVGKWMSHCHIAEHLSSGMAIGYSVD, encoded by the coding sequence ATGCAAACTTACAAATTTATCGTATTGCTGTTGGGTCTGTTTACTGAGTTTTTAGCCTTTTCACAAATGGAAAATATGAATCATAATTATAATTTAAACTTAGTGAAGAAAGATGAAGTTTTTTCAAATGCGACCATAGGGCTTCCATTTGTTAAAAATGCGCAAGTGATAAAACTATCAAATGGGCAAAACTATACTTTGATTGCTAAGCAAGTTAAACAAAATATAAATGGTAAAATAGTTAAGCGATTTGCGTATAATGGATCTATTCCTGGGCCGATAATTGAGGTGCAGAAAGGATCTAAGGTAAAGATTAAATTTATCAATCAAACTGAAGTGGATCAAACATTACACTCACATGGTTTACGCTTAAATTATTTATTTGATGGCACTGTTGGGTTAGGGCAAAAAGCACCTGTTAAACCAGGAGAAACTTTCGAGTATGAATTGTATTTCCCAGATACTGGAGTGTTTTTTTATCATCCACATATTCGAGAAGATTATGCGCAAGACATGGGTCTATATGGGAACTATCTTGTTAGTTCTGATAAAAAAAATGCAATTATTCCTGTAAATAAAATGGTACCAATCATTTTGGATGATATTTTATTAACTGATGCGGAAAACTCTTATTTTAAAGGTTATGCAAACTATGCAGCTATGGGGCGTTTTGGCAATATAATGCTGATAAATGGTGTCGAAAATTATAAAGAGAAAGTCACTCAGGGAGAGATAATACGGTTTTTTATAACAAATTCTGCAAATACACGAACATTCAATTTCAATATTCCTGGAGCTAAAATAAAGTTGATTGCAGCGGATATGAGTCCTTTTGAAAAGCAAGAATGGATTGAAAGTTTAATCATTGCTCCCTCAGAACGCTATATTGTAGATGTATATTTTAAAAATAAAGGTATTTATAAAATTCTTAATTCCAATTCTGAATCAAAAACACAATTAGGACTAATAGAAGTCTCTGAAGGAAAACTCGAAAAATCATTTATTGATGATTTTATGGTTTTGCAAGAGGATAAGATACAAAAAAGTGAAATGCAGAAATTATCTAAGCATTTCAATAAAAAAGTTGATAAAAATCTAATCATATCAGTAAATATGAAAATGGATCATTCTCAGCATGGAAAACCTCCTGAAATAGAGTGGGAAGATAATATGCCTAAAATGAATGAACACATGACATCACAAGATGTGGAATGGTTATTAATTGATAAAGAAACAAATAAAAAAAATATGGATGTTTTTTGGAAATTTAAAAAAGGGAATTATTATAAAATTATAATTTTTAATGATCCTAAATCAAAACATCCTATGCAGCATCCTATTCATTTTCATGGACAACGTTTTTTAGTTTTAACAGACAATAAAGTGAAGAATAATAATTTGGCTTGGAAAGATACAGTCTTGGTCAAAACAGGTCATACTGTTGAAATCTTGTTAGAAGCATCAAATGTCGGAAAATGGATGTCACATTGTCATATTGCTGAACATTTGAGTTCTGGTATGGCAATTGGCTATTCAGTGGATTAA
- a CDS encoding SDR family NAD(P)-dependent oxidoreductase yields the protein MQNKLFSVKNKKILITGASAGLGKHYAQILAEAGAHIIACARREELLNDLVQEIKNKKGSVQALVLDVTDFNGAEKKLTQLYSQLEGIDVLINNAGTTTKVKRPVLDLTLKDWDDVIDTNLKSMWHISNITAKYMQKFSIKGSIINISSTAANRARSGNPIYGISKSAVIGLTEKLAGEYAQYNIRVNSIAPGFFETDINSNFVKSESGKEFLARTIPLGRKGEYEELDGAIFLFSSNASSYITGECLFVDGGYIINSLV from the coding sequence ATGCAGAATAAACTTTTTTCAGTGAAAAATAAAAAAATACTTATTACAGGTGCGTCAGCAGGTCTTGGCAAACATTATGCTCAAATCTTGGCAGAAGCTGGAGCGCATATTATTGCTTGTGCTCGGAGAGAAGAATTGTTAAATGACCTTGTCCAAGAAATTAAAAATAAAAAAGGAAGTGTCCAAGCGCTTGTTTTGGATGTGACAGATTTCAACGGCGCAGAGAAAAAATTAACACAACTCTATTCGCAATTAGAAGGAATAGATGTCCTTATAAACAATGCTGGAACGACAACGAAAGTAAAACGCCCCGTTCTTGATCTCACCCTCAAAGACTGGGATGACGTAATAGATACAAACCTAAAATCAATGTGGCATATTTCTAATATCACAGCAAAATATATGCAAAAATTCTCAATCAAGGGAAGTATTATAAATATCTCTTCGACAGCGGCAAATCGTGCAAGATCAGGTAATCCTATTTATGGTATCTCAAAATCAGCAGTTATTGGCTTGACTGAAAAACTTGCGGGCGAATATGCACAGTATAACATCCGAGTGAATTCCATTGCTCCAGGTTTTTTTGAAACAGATATAAATTCCAATTTTGTTAAATCAGAATCAGGGAAAGAATTTCTTGCAAGAACAATTCCTCTCGGGCGTAAAGGGGAATACGAGGAACTTGATGGTGCGATCTTTTTGTTTTCATCGAATGCATCAAGCTATATAACTGGGGAATGCTTATTTGTTGATGGTGGGTATATAATTAATTCCCTAGTATAG
- a CDS encoding superoxide dismutase family protein, with translation MQRIASFVFIFATIVPIIGCQSTSQNTLEKKVEVKLEAKNNSNASGLVMISEYANGEIQITGKISGLSSNSLHGFHFHENGDCSDNEALKAGAHFNPDKNHIHGKSIANTEYGKQHAGDLGNILADKNGEAKIDILIKAPALTLNDENKYSLLNRSLVVHENKDDEKSAPAGNAGKRILCGVIKS, from the coding sequence ATGCAAAGAATTGCTTCATTCGTATTCATTTTTGCAACAATTGTTCCTATTATTGGTTGCCAATCAACTTCTCAAAATACACTTGAAAAGAAAGTTGAGGTAAAACTTGAAGCCAAAAACAATTCAAATGCTTCCGGACTTGTGATGATCTCTGAATATGCGAATGGGGAAATTCAAATTACGGGTAAAATTTCTGGTCTCTCCTCAAACTCACTGCATGGTTTTCATTTTCATGAGAATGGAGACTGCTCAGACAATGAGGCTTTAAAGGCAGGAGCTCATTTTAATCCAGATAAAAATCATATTCATGGAAAATCTATTGCAAATACTGAATATGGCAAACAGCATGCTGGTGATCTAGGCAATATTCTTGCAGATAAGAATGGTGAAGCCAAAATTGACATTCTGATAAAAGCCCCTGCTCTTACCTTAAATGATGAAAATAAATATTCACTCTTAAATCGATCTTTAGTTGTACATGAAAATAAGGATGATGAAAAATCAGCTCCAGCTGGTAATGCAGGTAAAAGAATTCTTTGTGGTGTTATTAAAAGTTAA
- a CDS encoding NAD(P)/FAD-dependent oxidoreductase, with protein MNQKIHDILILGGGPTGIFAAFYAGMRNASCKIIDSMPALGGRLTAVYPEKYIYDVAGFPKILAKDLVDNLIEQIKPYHTEICLNETSQTLNRNEDGIWQLTTNIGTHLAKTIIIAAGVGSYSPKKHHALGADKFEGNGIAYAVIEKTKFKDRNVIIAGGGDSALDWANELVNIAKSVTLVHRSDKFRAHDDSVNKLQKTNARVILNSEIIEFNGENKLESVHIKGIDHDLDEIISVDDALIMFGFNSSLGKIKEWGLELSGNGICVNERMETNLPGVFAAGDIAKHSAKLDLIATGFSEAAIAVAFAKVFINPKEKAQPMHSTTLMEIKEKKEKRLSKNTN; from the coding sequence ATGAATCAAAAAATACATGATATCCTCATTCTTGGAGGAGGTCCAACAGGAATATTTGCCGCATTTTATGCTGGTATGCGTAATGCAAGTTGCAAAATAATTGATTCAATGCCAGCACTCGGTGGACGTCTCACTGCCGTATATCCTGAAAAATATATTTATGATGTTGCTGGTTTTCCAAAAATCCTTGCAAAGGATCTTGTCGATAATTTAATAGAACAAATTAAACCTTATCATACTGAAATTTGTTTAAATGAAACTTCACAAACGTTAAATAGAAATGAAGATGGAATTTGGCAATTAACAACAAATATAGGAACTCACTTAGCAAAAACTATAATAATTGCTGCAGGTGTTGGTTCTTATAGTCCCAAAAAGCATCACGCTCTTGGGGCTGATAAATTTGAAGGAAATGGAATTGCTTACGCTGTAATTGAAAAAACTAAATTCAAAGATCGAAACGTTATCATCGCTGGAGGTGGTGATTCTGCACTCGATTGGGCCAATGAATTGGTCAATATAGCTAAGTCAGTTACTTTAGTACATCGCTCTGATAAGTTTAGAGCGCATGATGATTCTGTGAATAAGTTGCAAAAGACGAATGCTCGAGTTATTTTAAATTCTGAAATCATTGAGTTTAATGGAGAGAATAAATTAGAAAGTGTTCATATTAAAGGAATTGATCACGATTTAGATGAAATAATTTCTGTGGATGATGCCCTTATTATGTTTGGTTTTAATAGTTCTTTAGGAAAAATAAAGGAATGGGGACTCGAACTTTCTGGCAATGGTATCTGCGTTAATGAAAGAATGGAAACAAACTTGCCTGGGGTCTTTGCGGCTGGAGATATTGCAAAGCATTCAGCTAAACTCGATCTTATTGCCACTGGCTTCTCTGAAGCTGCTATTGCGGTTGCATTTGCTAAAGTCTTCATTAATCCAAAAGAAAAAGCACAACCAATGCATTCTACGACTCTCATGGAAATTAAGGAAAAAAAAGAAAAGCGTTTGAGTAAAAATACAAATTGA
- a CDS encoding amylo-alpha-1,6-glucosidase yields the protein MLNIPEKKELHNFSYLNKTQIDLDLNREWLITNGLGSYASGTLSGTLTRRYHGLFVVAQTPPLGRILFVSKIEEEIIFSNKKFLLSSNKWGGSENIFPNGYLHINSFYLDEDIPTWLYQCEDVLLEKKIFFEHEKNSIYITYKILSDNTPNDLKIICKVFVNNRDFHGLNREINVFSKIEDKSIRFLNKNGNLLFSAYTNFSNSSVDDTIYYNYLLEEERQRGFSFVENHKCAAIFSENISKFNDNLQIIISTEKDVDKNWKNVLQKLRNKNRENLFKFSQNNYTPHWIRQIHYAAHHFIVRRESKTDKNAKSILAGYHWFGDWGRDTFISLNGICCATGQYSTAKSILENYAKYIDAGMIPNRFPDYGENPDYNTADASLWYIEAVANYLKHTQDLDFLKSIFSTLEEIIESYFYGTRYNIKCDLKDGLIYAGEENLQLTWMDAKADGIVFTPRIGKPIEINALWYNALKNMNQYALLLCKENNFYSELIRQVENNFNKYWNEDFQYCFDVIDGPNGNDISLRPNQLIALSLKYCPLEYKQKKCIIDICGKELVTYFGVRSLAKSSNQYKGRCYGNYFARDSAYHQGTAWSWLLGVYAIAYFKQTQNASVAISFLEPLGKHINEYGIGFISEIFDGDAPFIARGCIAQAWSIAETLRAWKFLSSKLDPLKLENPLI from the coding sequence ATGTTGAATATCCCTGAAAAAAAAGAGCTTCATAATTTTTCATACTTAAATAAAACGCAGATTGATTTGGATTTAAATCGAGAATGGCTTATAACAAATGGCTTAGGTAGCTACGCTTCTGGCACACTTTCTGGCACCTTAACTAGACGTTACCATGGACTTTTTGTAGTTGCGCAAACTCCTCCTTTGGGTCGAATTCTATTTGTCAGTAAAATAGAAGAAGAAATTATTTTTTCAAATAAAAAATTTTTATTAAGTTCAAACAAATGGGGTGGCAGTGAAAATATTTTTCCAAATGGTTATCTGCATATTAATAGTTTTTATTTAGATGAAGACATTCCTACTTGGCTTTATCAATGCGAAGATGTTCTTTTAGAAAAGAAAATTTTTTTCGAACATGAAAAAAACTCGATCTATATCACTTATAAGATACTAAGTGACAACACCCCCAATGATTTAAAAATTATTTGTAAAGTATTTGTTAATAATCGTGATTTTCATGGATTAAATCGCGAGATAAATGTTTTCTCAAAGATTGAAGATAAAAGTATACGATTTTTAAATAAAAATGGTAATCTTTTATTTTCGGCTTATACAAATTTTAGCAATTCTTCTGTTGATGATACTATATATTATAATTATTTACTCGAAGAAGAAAGACAAAGAGGATTTTCGTTTGTAGAAAATCATAAATGTGCCGCCATTTTTTCTGAAAACATATCTAAATTTAATGATAATTTACAGATTATCATTAGCACAGAAAAAGATGTAGATAAAAACTGGAAAAATGTTCTACAAAAATTAAGGAATAAAAATAGAGAAAATTTATTTAAATTTTCTCAAAATAATTATACACCACATTGGATTAGGCAAATTCATTATGCAGCTCATCATTTTATCGTAAGACGAGAAAGTAAAACTGATAAAAATGCAAAAAGTATTCTTGCAGGTTATCACTGGTTTGGTGACTGGGGGAGAGATACATTTATCAGCTTAAACGGCATTTGCTGCGCAACAGGCCAGTATTCGACTGCAAAATCAATATTGGAAAATTATGCTAAATATATAGATGCTGGAATGATTCCAAATCGATTTCCAGATTATGGTGAAAATCCTGATTATAATACAGCAGATGCTTCTCTTTGGTACATTGAAGCTGTTGCAAACTACTTAAAACACACTCAAGATTTGGATTTTTTAAAGAGTATTTTTTCGACACTTGAAGAAATAATTGAATCCTATTTTTATGGCACTCGCTATAATATTAAATGCGATTTAAAAGATGGTCTTATCTATGCTGGAGAAGAAAATTTACAATTGACGTGGATGGATGCAAAAGCAGATGGAATTGTTTTTACCCCCAGAATTGGTAAACCAATTGAAATAAATGCACTCTGGTACAATGCTTTAAAAAATATGAATCAATACGCTTTACTTCTCTGTAAAGAGAATAATTTTTATTCTGAATTAATTAGGCAAGTTGAAAATAATTTTAATAAATATTGGAATGAAGACTTTCAATACTGCTTCGACGTAATTGATGGCCCCAATGGAAATGATATAAGTCTCAGACCAAATCAATTGATTGCTTTATCACTCAAATATTGTCCTCTAGAATATAAGCAAAAAAAATGTATTATTGATATTTGTGGAAAAGAATTAGTTACTTATTTTGGAGTACGTAGCTTAGCAAAAAGTTCAAATCAATATAAAGGCCGCTGCTATGGTAATTACTTTGCTCGCGATTCGGCATATCATCAAGGAACTGCTTGGAGTTGGTTGTTAGGAGTTTATGCAATTGCTTATTTCAAGCAAACCCAAAATGCATCGGTTGCTATTAGCTTTTTAGAGCCCCTAGGAAAGCATATAAATGAATATGGAATCGGCTTTATCAGCGAAATTTTTGATGGTGATGCACCCTTCATAGCAAGAGGATGTATTGCGCAAGCATGGAGTATTGCTGAGACTTTGAGAGCGTGGAAATTTCTCTCATCTAAATTAGATCCGCTTAAATTAGAAAATCCTCTTATATAA
- the tnpA gene encoding IS200/IS605 family transposase yields MQDFKKLHHCVYNLKYHLVLVTKYRRKCITDPIIIRLKEIFIELCLKWECNLIEFNGEPDHIHLLLELKPKITLSAFINNLKTVSSRYIRKEFSNHLSKFYYKNPIFWSRSYCILTCGGAPLSVIKQYIEQQAGVD; encoded by the coding sequence ATTCAAGATTTTAAGAAGCTACATCATTGTGTTTATAATTTAAAATATCATTTAGTTCTTGTCACAAAATATCGCAGAAAATGTATTACAGATCCTATCATAATACGTTTGAAAGAAATTTTTATAGAGCTTTGTCTAAAATGGGAATGCAATTTAATTGAATTTAATGGTGAGCCTGATCACATACATTTGCTTCTTGAACTGAAGCCAAAAATTACACTTTCAGCATTTATTAATAACCTGAAAACGGTATCTAGTCGTTACATTAGAAAAGAATTTTCTAATCATCTTTCAAAATTTTATTATAAAAATCCTATTTTTTGGAGTCGATCTTATTGTATTTTAACTTGCGGAGGTGCTCCTCTTTCTGTTATTAAACAATATATTGAACAACAAGCTGGCGTGGATTAA
- a CDS encoding transposase, with the protein MSRNGGTPKTMEVLKKGEDWIISVTYQCVPERNSGEHIHALDWRVTTFLTIANEAQQISAVENPRFSRTASEKIEKVQQKLSRKKLRSNNRKKVKISLSRIHKKVANKRLGFIHKTSCKIVESSKRIITEKLSIKNITKAPKAKIDELTGAYLPNL; encoded by the coding sequence ATGTCAAGAAATGGCGGTACCCCAAAAACAATGGAAGTTCTTAAAAAAGGTGAAGACTGGATTATTTCTGTAACATATCAATGTGTGCCAGAAAGAAATTCTGGCGAACATATCCATGCATTAGACTGGCGAGTAACAACTTTTTTAACCATAGCAAATGAAGCGCAGCAAATAAGTGCAGTTGAAAACCCTCGTTTCTCAAGAACAGCATCAGAAAAAATTGAAAAAGTTCAACAAAAACTTTCAAGAAAAAAATTAAGATCAAACAATAGAAAAAAAGTCAAAATTAGCCTTTCTCGTATTCATAAAAAAGTAGCAAATAAACGCCTTGGTTTCATACATAAAACTTCCTGTAAAATTGTTGAAAGCTCAAAAAGAATTATCACTGAAAAACTGTCAATTAAAAATATAACAAAAGCACCTAAGGCAAAAATTGATGAATTAACAGGGGCGTATCTTCCAAATTTGTAG
- a CDS encoding helix-turn-helix domain-containing protein, whose translation MQDVVNRKVNYKLYPSKAQKLLLENMFNNHRKLYNALLEQRIYAWKGIQKSLSYAEQCKQITFLRKEIEEFKNINAQCLQETAKRLDKAYKAFFSRVKNTWRYCTHFWSGQNSNSRNVKKWRYPKNNGSS comes from the coding sequence ATGCAAGACGTTGTCAATAGAAAAGTGAATTATAAGCTGTATCCAAGTAAGGCACAAAAGCTGTTGCTTGAAAATATGTTCAATAATCACCGAAAATTGTACAATGCGCTTCTTGAACAAAGAATTTATGCATGGAAAGGAATACAAAAAAGTCTCTCTTATGCTGAGCAATGCAAACAAATTACATTTTTAAGAAAAGAAATTGAAGAATTTAAAAATATAAATGCACAGTGTTTACAAGAAACAGCAAAACGTTTGGATAAAGCATACAAAGCTTTTTTCTCCCGTGTAAAAAACACGTGGCGGTACTGTACGCATTTCTGGAGTGGGCAAAATTCAAATTCGAGGAATGTCAAGAAATGGCGGTACCCCAAAAACAATGGAAGTTCTTAA
- a CDS encoding carbonic anhydrase, with protein MKNLMPGLRKFTENIFPEQKDLFETLSQGQKPHTLLITCSDSRIDPNLLTQTQPGELFVIRNAGNIIPPFGASGGGEEASIEFAIDGLKISNIVICGHSHCGAMAALMDKVDLETLPSVKHWLRHAQTTKKRILACSKNNEINLMNVIEENILTQTDNLKTHPSVSCALRQNKIRLYGWVYQFETGEVNIYDHKQKCFVKSVAVKEEVLNEPSRFEL; from the coding sequence ATGAAAAATTTAATGCCTGGATTAAGAAAATTCACTGAAAATATTTTTCCAGAACAAAAAGATCTCTTTGAAACTTTATCGCAAGGTCAAAAACCTCATACTCTCCTGATTACTTGTTCTGATTCAAGAATTGATCCCAATTTATTAACACAAACACAACCTGGGGAACTGTTTGTCATCCGCAATGCAGGAAATATCATTCCTCCATTTGGAGCATCTGGTGGAGGAGAGGAAGCTTCTATAGAGTTTGCAATCGATGGTTTAAAAATAAGTAATATTGTAATATGTGGTCACTCGCACTGTGGTGCGATGGCAGCACTTATGGACAAAGTTGATTTAGAAACACTTCCTTCTGTAAAACACTGGCTAAGACATGCTCAAACCACTAAAAAAAGAATTTTAGCTTGCAGCAAAAATAATGAAATTAATTTAATGAATGTCATAGAAGAAAATATATTAACTCAGACGGACAATTTGAAAACGCATCCTTCAGTTTCTTGTGCTCTGAGACAAAATAAAATTAGACTTTATGGATGGGTTTATCAATTTGAAACCGGTGAAGTAAATATTTATGATCACAAACAAAAGTGCTTTGTAAAATCTGTTGCTGTAAAGGAAGAGGTTCTCAATGAACCAAGTAGATTTGAATTATGA
- a CDS encoding substrate-binding periplasmic protein has product MRQTKNIIFIILFFINFNCISMSKVNVKMAYFDNFYPFSFSDENITKGIFVDYLEYVFHNSNKYNVTSYSFPWERAQDFVRKNQYDGHITLVNEKRNLFLYHNKNPIFTDRLLLVYSKNNKNKNLIKQIKSKNDLKKFTINDYIGNSLSDLYYPKKDGFDIDFSASIEACFKKLLNGRGDVILADRSIIDMLVSQKKRADIGFIDASFIVQKYEYFLHIRKNLPYAKDFIDEFDRLSNTNESKNKFDELYKYYINNVSKFKKYESNINK; this is encoded by the coding sequence ATGAGACAAACGAAAAATATTATTTTCATAATACTTTTTTTTATAAATTTTAATTGCATTTCAATGTCTAAAGTCAATGTTAAAATGGCTTATTTTGATAATTTCTACCCATTTTCTTTCTCGGATGAAAATATAACTAAGGGAATTTTTGTAGATTATTTGGAATATGTGTTTCATAATTCAAATAAATATAATGTCACTTCATATAGTTTTCCATGGGAAAGAGCGCAAGATTTTGTCAGAAAAAATCAATATGATGGACATATTACATTAGTGAACGAAAAACGCAATTTGTTTCTTTATCATAATAAAAATCCTATTTTCACTGACCGCCTTCTATTAGTCTATTCAAAAAATAACAAAAATAAAAATCTGATTAAGCAAATTAAATCGAAGAATGATTTAAAAAAATTTACAATAAATGATTACATTGGGAATAGTTTATCAGATCTCTATTATCCAAAGAAGGATGGATTTGATATTGATTTCTCAGCAAGTATTGAAGCATGTTTTAAAAAATTATTAAATGGAAGAGGTGATGTAATCTTAGCAGATCGATCCATAATTGATATGCTTGTCTCTCAGAAAAAAAGAGCAGATATTGGATTCATAGATGCATCATTTATTGTACAAAAATATGAATATTTCTTGCATATAAGAAAAAACTTACCTTACGCAAAAGATTTTATTGATGAGTTTGATAGACTCAGTAATACAAATGAAAGTAAGAATAAATTCGATGAGTTGTATAAATATTATATAAATAATGTCAGTAAATTTAAAAAGTACGAAAGCAATATAAATAAATAG
- a CDS encoding bestrophin family protein, with protein sequence MNQVDLNYEKYNFINQHEKKSFFKTALTWNGSVTPVVIHRVALLMLYAYIASSVEKLFPISTFPISPFQYTGFALGVLLVLRINAGLDRWWEARKLWGNIVNQSRNLAIIIKVHCKNEEDKKIILNYIAAWPYVIMNSLRNDLSTTKINKFLTQEDLLQISQHPHRPSFIAFKLDEFFQKTLSHEINSYIHHLLQNERLLLLNSVGACERIASTPIPFVLAIKIRRFILMFILLLPFCMNDKTNMYSAIIVGLVSYPLLSLDEIGVHLQNPFSLKSLSCLPLETICDKIYLNISEIEYVENQF encoded by the coding sequence ATGAACCAAGTAGATTTGAATTATGAAAAGTATAACTTTATAAATCAACACGAAAAAAAATCTTTTTTTAAAACAGCTTTAACATGGAATGGCTCCGTTACTCCTGTTGTAATTCATAGAGTCGCTTTATTAATGCTTTATGCATATATAGCAAGTTCTGTAGAAAAGTTGTTTCCAATTTCTACATTTCCTATTAGCCCTTTTCAATACACCGGTTTTGCATTAGGTGTTTTGCTTGTTTTAAGAATAAATGCAGGTCTTGATCGTTGGTGGGAAGCGAGAAAACTTTGGGGAAATATTGTTAATCAATCAAGAAATTTAGCCATAATAATAAAAGTTCATTGTAAAAATGAGGAAGATAAAAAGATAATTTTAAATTATATTGCAGCTTGGCCCTATGTTATTATGAACAGTTTAAGAAATGATTTGAGTACAACAAAAATCAATAAATTCTTAACTCAAGAAGATTTATTACAAATAAGTCAACATCCTCACAGACCTTCATTTATTGCTTTTAAATTAGATGAATTCTTTCAAAAAACACTAAGTCATGAAATTAACTCATATATACATCATCTTTTGCAAAATGAGCGATTATTATTACTTAATTCAGTTGGTGCATGTGAACGGATTGCATCCACTCCCATCCCATTTGTTTTAGCTATTAAGATTAGAAGATTTATATTAATGTTTATTCTTTTACTCCCCTTTTGCATGAACGATAAAACAAATATGTATTCAGCAATTATTGTAGGTCTAGTATCATATCCATTATTATCGCTTGATGAAATAGGTGTTCATTTGCAAAACCCATTTTCATTGAAAAGTTTAAGTTGTTTACCTTTAGAAACTATTTGTGACAAGATTTATTTAAATATTTCTGAAATCGAATATGTAGAAAATCAATTTTAA